From one candidate division KSB1 bacterium genomic stretch:
- the tsaD gene encoding tRNA (adenosine(37)-N6)-threonylcarbamoyltransferase complex transferase subunit TsaD, with translation MLILAIETSCDETAAAIIDEEKLYCSIVYSQLDVHRKYGGVVPELASRAHLKAIIPTVEEALQTANFKKSDLEAIAVTNGPGLAGALLVGVNFAKAMALALNIPFIGINHLEGHIFASLLDHPSIKAPLVLLLVSGGHTLLILMKDWGNYQVIGQSIDDAVGESFDKVAKMLNLEYPGGPVIDRIAKSGNENFHKFPRSWLHKDSLDFSFSGIKTSILYYLDSKSEDFIKDKLADIAASFQAAVTDVLLRKTMLAAKINEVKTVVLTGGVARNSYLRQCFQEKAEVENIELYFPSPDFCTDNAAMIGKAGLFHLNQGQTSGFELDAVPNLKLIESV, from the coding sequence ATGTTAATACTTGCGATTGAAACATCTTGTGATGAAACAGCGGCAGCAATAATTGATGAAGAAAAGCTATATTGTAGTATCGTCTATTCCCAATTGGATGTCCATAGAAAATACGGTGGGGTAGTTCCGGAATTGGCTTCAAGAGCACATCTCAAGGCTATTATACCAACAGTTGAGGAGGCCCTCCAAACAGCAAATTTCAAGAAGTCTGATTTGGAAGCAATTGCTGTTACAAACGGCCCGGGCCTTGCGGGAGCACTTTTAGTGGGGGTGAATTTTGCAAAGGCAATGGCTTTGGCGCTTAATATTCCTTTTATTGGAATAAATCATCTCGAGGGACATATTTTTGCTAGTTTACTAGATCATCCATCAATCAAGGCTCCACTAGTTTTATTGCTTGTTTCCGGAGGGCATACCTTACTTATTCTAATGAAAGATTGGGGAAACTATCAGGTGATTGGACAATCAATCGATGACGCAGTTGGTGAATCTTTTGATAAAGTTGCAAAAATGCTAAACCTGGAATATCCGGGGGGCCCTGTCATCGATCGGATCGCAAAATCCGGCAATGAGAACTTCCATAAGTTTCCACGCTCCTGGCTTCATAAAGATAGCTTAGATTTTAGCTTTAGTGGAATAAAAACGTCTATATTGTATTATCTGGATTCGAAATCTGAAGATTTTATTAAAGACAAACTTGCAGATATCGCAGCCAGTTTTCAGGCTGCCGTAACCGATGTTCTTTTAAGAAAAACGATGCTTGCTGCGAAAATAAATGAGGTGAAAACTGTAGTGCTTACTGGTGGTGTTGCCCGGAATTCTTATTTGCGGCAGTGCTTTCAGGAAAAGGCTGAAGTTGAAAATATTGAATTATATTTCCCTTCTCCGGATTTTTGTACGGATAATGCTGCAATGATTGGCAAAGCCGGGTTGTTTCATTTGAATCAAGGTCAAACCTCAGGTTTTGAACTTGATGCTGTTCCGAATTTAAAGTTGATTGAATCGGTATGA
- a CDS encoding DUF3307 domain-containing protein, producing MNLFWLLLLAHLIGDFPLQTDRVFYVKKMIKGGLWLHVGIWSLCNLVFTIPYLKYPLYWFIFLALVISHYIYDYSKIKLTEIGIADNFPLFILDQVLHVSTAFAAALFFYYLYPQIDGSTFGIWSRLDYIQPMSGFVFIVFAITPMNYFIINDYYAYFKGLKRPHWQFPSVAERKWGYIERACIAIGIFLQSWYLIIIPLGILMRFIFGEKSDLREFWLSIGLTIASVWLFTVLIS from the coding sequence ATGAATTTATTCTGGCTTCTGTTGCTAGCCCATTTGATCGGAGATTTTCCCCTACAAACTGATCGTGTGTTTTATGTTAAAAAAATGATTAAAGGGGGGCTTTGGCTGCATGTCGGAATTTGGTCTTTATGCAATTTAGTTTTTACGATACCCTACCTGAAGTATCCATTATATTGGTTTATCTTTCTTGCTTTAGTAATATCTCATTATATTTACGATTATTCGAAAATTAAACTGACAGAAATTGGCATTGCGGATAATTTTCCTTTATTTATACTGGACCAGGTATTACATGTTTCAACTGCTTTTGCAGCTGCCTTATTCTTTTATTATTTGTACCCTCAAATAGATGGCTCTACATTTGGCATTTGGAGTCGATTAGACTATATTCAACCCATGTCCGGATTTGTATTCATTGTATTTGCAATTACTCCGATGAACTATTTTATAATTAACGATTATTATGCTTACTTTAAGGGCCTGAAAAGACCTCATTGGCAATTCCCCTCGGTAGCAGAACGAAAATGGGGTTATATTGAACGCGCATGTATTGCGATTGGAATATTCTTACAAAGTTGGTACTTGATTATAATCCCGTTAGGTATTTTAATGAGATTTATATTTGGAGAGAAAAGTGATTTAAGGGAATTCTGGCTAAGTATAGGGCTGACAATAGCATCGGTGTGGCTTTTTACGGTTTTAATATCCTAA
- a CDS encoding 50S ribosomal protein L9, with translation MKIILKEDYESLGKSGEVITVKNGFARNYLIPKGVAYQATKGNLRRFEEEKKYLLIVTEKEKRQAEKLADMLAKVSCTISVAVGEEDKLFGSVTSQDINESLIEKGIEVDKRKIQLEEPIKNLGIYSIPVKLHPEVTATVKVWVVKK, from the coding sequence ATGAAAATAATCCTAAAAGAAGATTATGAAAGCTTAGGAAAATCAGGTGAAGTAATCACAGTAAAAAATGGATTTGCTAGAAATTATCTTATTCCAAAAGGAGTGGCATACCAAGCAACAAAAGGGAATTTACGTAGATTTGAAGAAGAAAAGAAGTATCTCTTAATAGTAACCGAAAAAGAGAAAAGGCAAGCAGAAAAATTAGCGGACATGTTAGCAAAGGTTTCATGCACCATATCTGTAGCAGTCGGTGAAGAAGACAAGTTATTCGGCTCTGTCACCTCGCAAGATATTAACGAATCATTAATTGAAAAGGGGATTGAGGTTGATAAAAGGAAAATTCAGCTCGAAGAACCTATTAAGAATTTAGGTATCTATTCAATTCCGGTTAAGTTGCATCCGGAAGTCACGGCTACCGTAAAAGTCTGGGTTGTTAAGAAATAA
- a CDS encoding 30S ribosomal protein S18, whose product MISTKKKRICRFCESGTMYIDYKDEKRLIRFTTEAGKIIPRRISGTCAPHQRQLVRAIKKARQLALIPYMSNRMT is encoded by the coding sequence TTGATTAGTACAAAGAAGAAAAGAATTTGCCGTTTTTGTGAAAGTGGTACTATGTATATCGATTATAAAGATGAAAAACGGTTGATTCGATTTACTACTGAAGCAGGAAAAATAATTCCAAGAAGAATATCGGGGACATGTGCCCCTCATCAGAGGCAATTGGTTAGGGCGATCAAAAAAGCTCGTCAACTAGCATTAATTCCCTATATGTCAAATCGAATGACTTGA
- the rpsF gene encoding 30S ribosomal protein S6 produces MENNKYELTVVFDGQLEQNEVDEKVEQIEKLIKEYNGEVVQKDLLGKRRLAYEIKKKQYGYYVYFLIESDGSNNKTIEKYLRLNEQVIRYLTVRLDKKAIASLDRKAEKVKKAEAEAEAIKANNLENEDHEIKNNENESLKKEATLD; encoded by the coding sequence ATGGAAAATAACAAATATGAATTAACAGTTGTGTTCGACGGTCAGCTCGAACAGAATGAGGTTGACGAAAAAGTAGAACAGATTGAAAAACTGATTAAGGAATACAATGGTGAGGTTGTTCAGAAAGATCTTTTGGGTAAACGTCGATTGGCTTATGAAATTAAGAAAAAACAGTATGGCTATTATGTTTATTTCTTGATTGAATCGGATGGAAGCAACAATAAAACGATTGAAAAATATTTGAGATTAAATGAGCAGGTAATACGTTATTTAACGGTTAGACTTGATAAAAAAGCAATAGCAAGTTTAGATCGGAAAGCTGAAAAAGTAAAAAAAGCTGAAGCTGAAGCTGAAGCTATTAAAGCTAATAATCTGGAAAATGAAGATCATGAAATCAAAAATAATGAAAATGAGAGTTTGAAGAAGGAGGCCACTCTTGATTAG
- a CDS encoding aminoacyl-tRNA hydrolase, which translates to MQPDLLVIGLGNPGKKYNKSRHNVGFIVCDLISEFFESTFRFGPGNTLVTDIKTAESTIAVAKPLSFMNRSGNSIIPLLKWFDLRPDQMLVICDDFSLPMGTIRIREKGSAGTHNGLQSIVDNLNTTEFPRIRIGIGVDDEIEDWVEFVLGNFKAKELKMLKKLGTIVIESISSMMVNGIDKTMTSFNKHYEF; encoded by the coding sequence TTGCAACCCGATTTGCTTGTGATTGGGCTTGGCAATCCTGGTAAGAAATATAATAAATCCCGTCATAATGTTGGATTTATTGTTTGTGATTTAATTTCAGAGTTCTTTGAATCGACATTTAGATTTGGTCCCGGTAATACACTCGTGACCGACATTAAAACTGCTGAAAGCACGATTGCCGTTGCCAAACCACTTTCATTTATGAATAGAAGTGGAAACTCGATCATTCCATTACTAAAATGGTTTGACCTTAGGCCAGACCAAATGTTGGTGATTTGCGATGATTTTAGCCTTCCGATGGGAACAATTCGGATACGAGAAAAAGGCAGCGCCGGTACTCATAATGGCTTACAGTCTATTGTAGATAATCTGAATACGACTGAATTCCCCAGGATTCGAATTGGAATTGGAGTTGATGATGAAATTGAAGATTGGGTTGAATTCGTTTTAGGAAATTTTAAAGCCAAAGAATTAAAAATGCTTAAAAAATTAGGAACTATAGTTATAGAATCTATATCTTCCATGATGGTCAATGGGATTGACAAAACAATGACATCCTTTAACAAGCATTATGAATTTTAG